In Gossypium arboreum isolate Shixiya-1 chromosome 5, ASM2569848v2, whole genome shotgun sequence, a single genomic region encodes these proteins:
- the LOC108453406 gene encoding uncharacterized protein LOC108453406 isoform X1 — MRGDGGDMSSETRKKKKKKKGRPSLLELQKRSLKQQQLQKPQQPLSLLQKTPNLINPNSSINSNHRSARRHPNLKGDSPVPGWISGGNDDDDERLEKKHKPLLGFNSSRNHQHYPLPSAPNSASYGSDSNADGDGPDSSLKRRKFTNANPGSYEMGEKLPKVTDTLHGSPVEPGPTPTTPLPDQKLLVFILDRLQKKDTYGVFSEPVDSEELPDYHDIIAHPMDFSTVRKKLDEGAYTTLEQFEIDVFLICSNAMQYNAPDTIYFRQARSMQELARKDFENLRQDSDEGEPQVKVVRRGRPPGKSLKKSLVSSSSIDHVGSECSSGATLAAGRDASILSNTYNLRKGPNSLKLRPADAFIRPSWGSPSKENHAICSSEWENEFPASVVRAVMKYGMKHFAVDENRRDTYNHSSTSGHEQRTFSTLDGELKQLIPVGLSAENGYATSLARFAANLGPVVWKIASRKIGSVLPSGLKFGPGWVGENRTVEQQQFSLPDKQRTLNSLSDNPPGRFLSTATSGSNSIAASRFPLQGREDMEAVVGLTSQNDSTSAPSHQFQQSLVPHSGINGSIGGFGFGYYSQMGLVTHCVNSLSEKTSVPTQTLVMVSGASNFLPKEAKLADSSITLHSGNAMAVEPEMVSHVAATNVGLQRSSYNEPNFLPFAPDLNVRFLARGPPSSSVPIGSPQRPDLALQL; from the exons atGAGAGGTGATGGTGGCGATATGTCATCGGAgacaaggaagaagaagaagaagaagaagggaaGGCCCTCTCTCTTAGAACTCCAAAAACGCTCTCTCAAACAACAACAACTTCAGAAGCCGCAGCAACCGCTATCGCTTCTACAAAAAACCCCTAATCTGATAAACCCTAATTCTTCTATAAATTCGAACCACCGATCCGCTCGCCGCCATCCCAATCTCAAGGGTGACTCCCCTGTTCCCGGCTGGATTTCCGGAGGGAACGATGACGATGACGAACGCCTAGAGAAGAAGCATAAACCATTGCTAGGCTTCAATTCTTCTCGTAATCATCAGCATTATCCGCTTCCTTCGGCGCCCAATTCGGCCTCCTATGGGTCCGACTCAAATGCGGATGGTGACGGTCCCGACTCGTCACTCAAGCGTCGCAAGTTTACCAACGCCAATCCTGGATCTTATGAAATG GGAGAAAAGTTACCGAAAGTGACGGACACACTTCATG GGTCACCGGTGGAGCCTGGCCCCACCCCCACGACGCCTTTGCCAGACCAAAAGTTGTTGGTCTTCATTCTTGACAGGCTCCAAAA GAAAGACACTTATGGGGTATTCTCTGAGCCAGTAGATTCGGAAGAG CTTCCAGATTACCATGACATTATTGCACATCCAATGGACTTTTCGACAGTCAGGAAAAAACTTGATGAGGGAGCTTATACTACCTTGGAACAATTTGAG ATTGATGTTTTCCTAATATGCTCGAATGCAATGCAGTATAATGCACCAGATACAATTTACTTTCGACAG GCACGATCAATGCAAGAGCTGGCTAGAAAGGACTTTGAAAATTTGAGGCAAGATAGTGATGAAGGTGAACCACAAGTGAAAGTTGTGAGGAGAGGAAGGCCACCTGGAAAGAGCCTCAAAAAGTCGTTGGTTTCATCGTCATCTATTGACCATGTTGGTTCCGAGTGCTCCTCAGGTGCAACTCTAGCTGCTGGACGAGATGCTTccattctttcaaacacttacaATTTGAGGAAAGGACCTAATTCCCTCAAGCTACGGCCTGCTGATGCATTCATCAGGCCCTCCTGGGGTTCTCCTAGCAAAGAAAATCACGCCATTTGTTCATCTGAATGGGAGAATGAATTTCCAG CTTCTGTTGTGAGGGCTGTGATGAAGTATGGGATGAAACATTTTGCAGTAGATGAGAACAGGCGTGACACCTACAACCACTCATCGACTTCTGGACATGAGCAACGTACCTTTTCCACCTTGGATGGAGAATTGAAGCAACTAATTCCG GTTGGTTTGAGTGCGGAAAATGGTTATGCTACAAGCTTGGCACGTTTTGCTGCAAATCTTGGACCTGTTGTGTGGAAAATTGCTTCAAGGAAAATTGGAAGTGTTTTGCCTAGTGGACTCAAGTTTGGTCCTGGATGGGTTGGAGAAAACAGGACAGTTGAGCAGCAACAATTTTCCTTACCTGATAAGCAGAGAACTTTGAATTCTCTATCTGATAACCCTCCTGGCAGATTTTTATCTACAGCCACTTCTGGTTCAAACTCCATTGCTGCAAGTAGATTTCCTTTGCAAGGTAGAGAAGACATGGAAGCTGTCGTAGGCCTAACTTCTCAAAATGACTCGACTTCTGCACCTTCTCATCAGTTTCAGCAAAGTCTTGTCCCACACTCGGGTATCAATGGTTCTATTGGTGGGTTTGGGTTTGGTTATTACTCTCAAATGGGGTTGGTAACACACTGTGTAAATTCCTTGTCTGAAAAGACTTCAGTGCCGACTCAAACACTTGTCATGGTTTCAGGTGCTAGTAATTTTCTTCCAAAAGAGGCCAAGTTGGCAGATAGCTCAATCACTTTACATTCTGGAAATGCAATGGCTGTGGAGCCTGAAATGGTGTCACATGTGGCGGCAACTAATGTCGGGCTTCAGCGGAGTTCCTATAATGAACCGAATTTCCTTCCATTTGCTCCTGATCTTAATGTGAGATTTCTGGCACGGGGTCCACCTAGTTCTAGTGTGCCAATTGGTTCACCCCAGCGCCCTGATTTAGCATTGCAGCTCTAA
- the LOC108453406 gene encoding uncharacterized protein LOC108453406 isoform X2, which produces MRGDGGDMSSETRKKKKKKKGRPSLLELQKRSLKQQQLQKPQQPLSLLQKTPNLINPNSSINSNHRSARRHPNLKGDSPVPGWISGGNDDDDERLEKKHKPLLGFNSSRNHQHYPLPSAPNSASYGSDSNADGDGPDSSLKRRKFTNANPGSYEMGEKLPKVTDTLHGSPVEPGPTPTTPLPDQKLLVFILDRLQKKDTYGVFSEPVDSEELPDYHDIIAHPMDFSTVRKKLDEGAYTTLEQFEIDVFLICSNAMQYNAPDTIYFRQARSMQELARKDFENLRQDSDEGEPQVKVVRRGRPPGKSLKKSLVSSSSIDHVGSECSSGATLAAGRDASILSNTYNLRKGPNSLKLRPADAFIRPSWGSPSKENHAICSSEWENEFPASVVRAVMKYGMKHFAVDENRRDTYNHSSTSGHEQRTFSTLDGELKQLIPVGLSAENGYATSLARFAANLGPVVWKIASRKIGSVLPSGLKFGPGWVGENRTVEQQQFSLPDKQRTLNSLSDNPPGRFLSTATSGSNSIAASRFPLQGREDMEAVVGLTSQNDSTSAPSHQFQQSLVPHSGINGSIGASNFLPKEAKLADSSITLHSGNAMAVEPEMVSHVAATNVGLQRSSYNEPNFLPFAPDLNVRFLARGPPSSSVPIGSPQRPDLALQL; this is translated from the exons atGAGAGGTGATGGTGGCGATATGTCATCGGAgacaaggaagaagaagaagaagaagaagggaaGGCCCTCTCTCTTAGAACTCCAAAAACGCTCTCTCAAACAACAACAACTTCAGAAGCCGCAGCAACCGCTATCGCTTCTACAAAAAACCCCTAATCTGATAAACCCTAATTCTTCTATAAATTCGAACCACCGATCCGCTCGCCGCCATCCCAATCTCAAGGGTGACTCCCCTGTTCCCGGCTGGATTTCCGGAGGGAACGATGACGATGACGAACGCCTAGAGAAGAAGCATAAACCATTGCTAGGCTTCAATTCTTCTCGTAATCATCAGCATTATCCGCTTCCTTCGGCGCCCAATTCGGCCTCCTATGGGTCCGACTCAAATGCGGATGGTGACGGTCCCGACTCGTCACTCAAGCGTCGCAAGTTTACCAACGCCAATCCTGGATCTTATGAAATG GGAGAAAAGTTACCGAAAGTGACGGACACACTTCATG GGTCACCGGTGGAGCCTGGCCCCACCCCCACGACGCCTTTGCCAGACCAAAAGTTGTTGGTCTTCATTCTTGACAGGCTCCAAAA GAAAGACACTTATGGGGTATTCTCTGAGCCAGTAGATTCGGAAGAG CTTCCAGATTACCATGACATTATTGCACATCCAATGGACTTTTCGACAGTCAGGAAAAAACTTGATGAGGGAGCTTATACTACCTTGGAACAATTTGAG ATTGATGTTTTCCTAATATGCTCGAATGCAATGCAGTATAATGCACCAGATACAATTTACTTTCGACAG GCACGATCAATGCAAGAGCTGGCTAGAAAGGACTTTGAAAATTTGAGGCAAGATAGTGATGAAGGTGAACCACAAGTGAAAGTTGTGAGGAGAGGAAGGCCACCTGGAAAGAGCCTCAAAAAGTCGTTGGTTTCATCGTCATCTATTGACCATGTTGGTTCCGAGTGCTCCTCAGGTGCAACTCTAGCTGCTGGACGAGATGCTTccattctttcaaacacttacaATTTGAGGAAAGGACCTAATTCCCTCAAGCTACGGCCTGCTGATGCATTCATCAGGCCCTCCTGGGGTTCTCCTAGCAAAGAAAATCACGCCATTTGTTCATCTGAATGGGAGAATGAATTTCCAG CTTCTGTTGTGAGGGCTGTGATGAAGTATGGGATGAAACATTTTGCAGTAGATGAGAACAGGCGTGACACCTACAACCACTCATCGACTTCTGGACATGAGCAACGTACCTTTTCCACCTTGGATGGAGAATTGAAGCAACTAATTCCG GTTGGTTTGAGTGCGGAAAATGGTTATGCTACAAGCTTGGCACGTTTTGCTGCAAATCTTGGACCTGTTGTGTGGAAAATTGCTTCAAGGAAAATTGGAAGTGTTTTGCCTAGTGGACTCAAGTTTGGTCCTGGATGGGTTGGAGAAAACAGGACAGTTGAGCAGCAACAATTTTCCTTACCTGATAAGCAGAGAACTTTGAATTCTCTATCTGATAACCCTCCTGGCAGATTTTTATCTACAGCCACTTCTGGTTCAAACTCCATTGCTGCAAGTAGATTTCCTTTGCAAGGTAGAGAAGACATGGAAGCTGTCGTAGGCCTAACTTCTCAAAATGACTCGACTTCTGCACCTTCTCATCAGTTTCAGCAAAGTCTTGTCCCACACTCGGGTATCAATGGTTCTATTG GTGCTAGTAATTTTCTTCCAAAAGAGGCCAAGTTGGCAGATAGCTCAATCACTTTACATTCTGGAAATGCAATGGCTGTGGAGCCTGAAATGGTGTCACATGTGGCGGCAACTAATGTCGGGCTTCAGCGGAGTTCCTATAATGAACCGAATTTCCTTCCATTTGCTCCTGATCTTAATGTGAGATTTCTGGCACGGGGTCCACCTAGTTCTAGTGTGCCAATTGGTTCACCCCAGCGCCCTGATTTAGCATTGCAGCTCTAA
- the LOC108453025 gene encoding uncharacterized protein LOC108453025, whose amino-acid sequence MGGGGVGEIAAETRKKRKKGRPSLLELQKRSLKQQQLQEPQQPQLLPQKTPNSSIFSNRRSTRRHPNLNGGSPVSGSISGGEDDDDDDRLQKKHKPLLGFNSSRTDQHYPIPSALNSASYGSDSNADGDNPDASLKRRKFTAAKPGSDQMGEKLSKVTDTLHGSPVESGPTPTTPLPDKKLLVFILDRLQKKDTYGVFSEPVDPEELPDYHDIIAHPMDFSTVRKKLDEGAYITLEQFEIDVFLICSNAMQYNAPDTIYFRQARSMQELAKKDFENLRQDSDEGEPQVKVVRRGRPPGKSLKKSLVSSSSIDHVGSEYSSDATLAAGRDASSLSNTYNLRKAPNSLKLRPADTFIRPSWGSPSKENHAICSSEWENEFPASVVRAVMKYGMKHFAVDENRRDTYCHSSTSGHEQHTFSTLDGELKQLIPVGLSAENGYATSLARFAANLGPVVWKIASRKIESVLPSGLKFGPGWVGENRTVEQPQCSFSDKQRSPNSLSDNPPGRFLSTATSGSNSIAASRFPLQGREDMEAVRGLTSQNDSTSAPSHQFQQSLVRHSGINGSIGGFGFGYSSQTGLVTQCVNSLSEKTTVPTQTHVMISGASDFLPKEAKLADSSIALHSGNAMAMEPEMVSHAAATNVGLQRSSYNEPNFLQFAPDLNVRFLAPGSPSSSVPIGSPQRPDLALQL is encoded by the exons ATGGGAGGTGGTGGTGTTGGTGAGATAGCAGCGGAGAcaaggaagaagaggaagaagggaAGGCCCTCTCTCTTAGAACTTCAAAAACGCTCTCTCAAACAACAACAACTGCAGGAGCCGCAGCAACCGCAATTGCTTCCTCAGAAAACCCCTAATTCTTCTATCTTTTCGAACCGCCGATCCACTCGCCGCCACCCAAATCTCAACGGTGGGTCCCCAGTTTCCGGATCGATTTCCGGAGGAGAAGACGACGACGACGACGACCGCCTACAGAAGAAGCATAAACCATTGCTTGGCTTCAATTCTTCTCGTACTGATCAGCATTATCCGATTCCTTCGGCGCTCAATTCGGCCTCCTATGGGTCCGATTCGAATGCGGATGGTGACAATCCCGACGCGTCCCTCAAGCGTCGCAAGTTTACCGCCGCCAAGCCTGGATCTGATCAAATG GGAGAAAAGTTATCGAAAGTGACGGACACACTTCATG GGTCACCGGTGGAGTCTGGCCCCACTCCCACGACGCCTTTGCCAGACAAAAAGTTGTTGGTGTTCATTCTTGACAGGCTTCAAAA GAAAGACACTTATGGGGTATTCTCTGAGCCAGTAGATCCTGAAGAG CTTCCAGATTACCATGATATTATTGCACACCCAATGGACTTTTCGACAGTCAGGAAAAAACTTGATGAGGGAGCTTATATTACCTTAGAACAATTTGAG ATTGATGTTTTCCTAATATGCTCTAATGCAATGCAGTATAATGCACCAGATACAATTTACTTTCGACAG GCACGATCAATGCAAGAGCTGGCTAAAAAGGACTTTGAGAATTTGAGGCAAGATAGTGATGAAGGTGAACCACAAGTGAAAGTTGTGAGGAGAGGAAGGCCACCTGGAAAGAGCCTCAAAAAGTCATTGGTTTCATCGTCATCTATTGACCATGTTGGTTCTGAGTACTCCTCAGATGCAACACTAGCTGCTGGACGAGATGCTTCTAGCCTTTCAAACACTTACAATTTGAGGAAAGCACCTAATTCCCTCAAACTACGGCCTGCAGATACATTTATCAGGCCCTCCTGGGGTTCTCCTAGCAAAGAAAATCATGCCATTTGTTCATCTGAATGGGAGAATGAATTTCCAG CTTCTGTTGTGAGGGCTGTGATGAAGTATGGGATGAAACATTTTGCAGTAGATGAGAACAGGCGTGACACCTACTGCCACTCATCGACTTCTGGACATGAGCAACATACCTTTTCCACCTTGGATGGAGAATTGAAGCAACTAATTCCG GTTGGTTTGAGTGCAGAAAATGGCTATGCTACAAGCTTGGCACGTTTTGCTGCAAATCTTGGACCAGTTGTTTGGAAAATTGCTTCAAGGAAAATTGAAAGTGTTTTGCCTAGTGGACTCAAGTTTGGTCCTGGATGGGTTGGAGAAAATAGGACAGTTGAGCAGCCACAATGTTCCTTTTCTGATAAGCAGAGGTCTCCGAATTCTCTATCTGATAACCCTCCTGGCAGATTTTTATCTACAGCTACTTCTGGTTCAAACTCCATTGCTGCAAGTAGATTTCCTTTGCAAGGTAGAGAAGACATGGAAGCTGTCAGAGGCCTAACTTCTCAAAATGACTCGACTTCTGCACCTTCTCATCAGTTTCAGCAAAGTCTTGTTCGACACTCGGGTATCAATGGTTCTATTGGTGGGTTTGGGTTTGGTTATTCCTCTCAAACGGGGTTGGTAACACAGTGTGTAAATTCTTTGTCTGAAAAGACTACAGTGCCGACTCAAACACATGTCATGATTTCTGGTGCTAGTGATTTTCTTCCAAAAGAGGCCAAGTTGGCCGATAGTTCAATCGCTTTACATTCTGGAAATGCAATGGCTATGGAGCCTGAAATGGTGTCACATGCAGCGGCAACTAATGTCGGGCTTCAGCGGAGTTCCTATAATGAACCGAATTTCCTTCAATTTGCTCCTGATCTTAATGTGAGATTTCTGGCACCGGGTTCACCTAGTTCTAGTGTGCCAATTGGTTCACCCCAGCGCCCTGATTTAGCATTGCAACTCTAA
- the LOC108489852 gene encoding protein NLP4 — translation MEDSILSPVMQLDYMDELLLDGCWLEASPTEGSDFLDPNAFFDPTFEWPILDSNGGDLGGSLFQGENQISFLPGNPHMNENHSQGAHLSPNLDDVDGMSRNLHGDCMTNTSELSRRWWIGPRTNPGPSTSVMLRLIGALNHIKDSAKETDVLVQLWLPVNKGGRRILTTSEQPFSLDPNSQRLASYRNISVKYQFPAEEDSKDMAGLPGRVFLSKVPEWTPDVRFFRSDEYHRVDHAQQHGVRGTFALPVFEQGNRTCLGVIEVVMTTEKIKIKPEMESVCKALEAVNLRSFTASSTGNIQACNSSYQAALPEIKEVLKRACETHRLPLAQTWVPCMQLGKEGCPHSTENYFHCVSTVDDACYIAEPNIRGFHEVCSEHHLLKGQGVAGRAFMTNQPCFSTDITSFKKTEYPLAHHAKMFKLHAAVAIRFRCIHTGKADFVLEFFLPADCRDPEGKKEMLNSLSIILQQVCCSLRVVTNEELEEDRDMAVSEVIASLDGIPSRKELSEDQCTYHSEKYSRESSSWTVSLTEVNQSSSTSTSTAMKLRKGKPRATWDEKLSKVKQHKKQISLRGSVEGGDSTINEISFSSATKRKTGQKRRSKAEKTITLQVLRQYFSESLKDAAKSLGVCPTTLKRTCRQHGIKRWPSRKLHKVGNSLEKLQHVIDSVQGVSGAFHISSLYPKFPELASPRPSGKSTSSASVLGLNDKPKQKPILPEGGNFVSQAATSNSPSSSCSQSSSSSHSCSSGTHQPSKFNISGNGGVIIGENSGNGELKRVTNDTELHTLSQEGLKLFPRSQSPASVKEQLISDSIQPVITENNSQIAQDLDAQTQKVKVTYGDEKIRFRMQSKWRLKDLLLEITRRFNIDDISGFDLKYLDDDSEWVLLTCDADLEECIDVCRWCEGNTIRLLLQASHHHLDRSSVLKETLVSGFLHVALAEEVQ, via the exons ATGGAAGATTCCATTCTGTCACCAGTAATGCAGTTGGATTACATGGATGAATTGTTGTTAGATGGATGTTGGTTGGAGGCAAGCCCAACAGAGGGATCTGATTTCCTTGATCCTAATGCTTTCTTTGATCCCACATTTGAATGGCCTATTTTGGACTCTAATGGTGGTGATTTGGGTGGTAGCCTCTTTCAAGGAGAGAATCAAATATCTTTCTTGCCTGGAAATCCACATATGAATGAAAATCATTCTCAAGGTGCTCATTTGAGCCCTAACTTGGATGATGTCGATGGCATGAGTCGCAATCTACATGGTGATTGTATGACCAATACTTCTGAGCTGAGTAGAAGATGGTGGATTGGACCCAGAACTAATCCAGGTCCTTCAACCTCTGTAATGCTGAGGTTAATTGGGGCACTTAATCATATAAAAGATTCTGCAAAAGAAACAGATGTCCTTGTACAACTATGGCTACCTGTAAATAAAGGAGGTAGGCGTATTTTGACTACCAGTGAGCAACCCTTTTCACTTGATCCCAACAGCCAAAGGCTTGCAAGTTATAGGAACATTTCTGTGAAATATCAGTTTCCAGCAGAGGAAGATTCCAAGGACATGGCAGGACTGCCTGGTCGTGTTTTCTTGAGTAAGGTCCCAGAGTGGACTCCTGATGTCCGATTCTTTAGAAGTGATGAATACCATAGAGTTGACCATGCTCAACAGCACGGTGTCCGTGGAACCTTTGCTCTTCCTGTATTTGAACAAGGTAATAGAACTTGCTTGGGTGTTATTGAAGTTGTGATGACAACCGAGAAAATCAAGATAAAGCCAGAGATGGAGAGCGTTTGCAAAGCATTAGAG GCTGTCAATCTTAGGAGTTTTACAGCTTCCAGCACTGGAAACATACAG GCATGCAATAGTTCCTACCAAGCTGCCCTACCTGAGATCAAAGAAGTTCTAAAACGTGCTTGTGAGACGCACAGATTACCTCTGGCTCAGACTTGGGTTCCTTGTATGCAGCTAGGTAAAGAGGGTTGCCCGCATTCCACTGAGAACTACTTTCATTGTGTGTCTACCGTGGATGATGCTTGCTATATAGCTGAGCCCAATATCCGGGGTTTTCATGAGGTTTGCTCTGAGCATCACTTGTTAAAAGGTCAAGGTGTTGCTGGAAGAGCATTCATGACTAACCAGCCATGTTTCTCAACTGACATAACCTCCTTTAAGAAGACCGAATATCCTCTTGCACACCATGCAAAGATGTTTAAATTGCATGCCGCTGTTGCGATACGTTTCCGATGCATTCACACTGGTAAAGCAGACTTTGTCTTGGAGTTCTTTTTACCTGCGGATTGCCGAGATCCTGAAGGAAAAAAGGAGATGCTTAATTCATTATCCATCATTTTACAGCAAGTATGCTGTAGCTTACGAGTTGTAACAAATGAGGAGCTAGAGGAAGATAGAGATATGGCAGTTAGTGAAGTTATAGCCTCTTTAGATGGCATACCTAGTAGAAAAGAGTTATCAGAAGATCAGTGCACGTATCATTCAGAAAAGTATTCAAGAGAAAGTTCATCTTGGACTGTCAGTCTCACTGAGGTTAATCAGAGCAGTAGCACTAGCACTAGCACTGCCATGAAACTCAGAAAAGGAAAACCAAGGGCGACATGGGATGAAAAATTATCCAAGGTGAAGCAGCACAAAAAACAGATTAGCCTTAGAGGAAGTGTTGAAGGTGGAGACTCTACTATAAATGAGATTAGCTTTTCGAGTGCGACTAAGAGAAAAACAGGACAGAAGAGACGTAGCAAGGCAGAAAAAACAATCACATTGCAAGTTCTCCGCCAATATTTTTCTGAAAGCCTAAAAGATGCAGCAAAAAGCCTTGGTG TGTGCCCCACAACTTTGAAAAGAACCTGTAGGCAACATGGAATAAAACGCTGGCCATCTCGAAAACTCCACAAAGTTGGAAACTCCTTAGAGAAACTCCAACACGTCATTGATTCAGTACAAGGTGTGTCCGGTGCTTTTCATATTAGCTCCTTGTACCCAAAATTCCCAGAGCTGGCCTCGCCAAGACCATCAGGAAAGAGTACATCCTCAGCCTCAGTCTTGGGACTGAATGATAAGCCAAAGCAAAAGCCCATACTGCCTGAGGGTGGTAATTTTGTGTCCCAAGCTGCTACTTCAAATTCACCCTCCTCCTCTTGTAGTCAGAGTTCCAGTTCAAGTCACAGCTGTTCCTCTGGAACGCATCAACCTTCAAAGTTTAACATATCTGGTAATGGAGGTGTTATAATAGGAGAGAACTCTGGGAATGGTGAGCTGAAAAGGGTCACAAATGACACAGAGTTGCATACCTTAAGTCAAGAAGGACTAAAGCTCTTCCCAAGATCACAGAGCCCTGCATCTGTTAAGGAACAGCTTATCTCTGATAGTATTCAACCCGTAATTACAGAGAATAATAGTCAAATTGCTCAGGATTTGGATGCTCAAACTCAAAAGGTAAAGGTCACGTACGGAGATGAGAAGATACGTTTCCGCATGCAAAGTAAATGGCGGCTTAAAGATTTATTGCTTGAAATTACAAGAAGATTCAATATAGATGATATAAGTGGATTTGATCTCAAGTACTTAGATGATGATTCTGAGTGGGTGTTATTAACATGTGATGCTGATTTGGAGGAGTGTATTGATGTATGTAGATGGTGTGAGGGAAACACAATTAGACTCCTATTGCAAGCTTCTCATCATCATTTGGACCGGTCTTCAG TGCTGAAGGAAACGCTCGTTTCCGGCTTTCTTCACGTGGCACTTGCAGAAGAAGTACAATAA